In Arcobacter sp. CECT 8983, a single window of DNA contains:
- a CDS encoding GntR family transcriptional regulator: MNKKDLFTLEDNIVNFIFDAIFTKNLQPGTKLSESVLAKELNTSRDVVRKAFSKLQTMGILSYKRNQGFNVVWISEENAKDIFETRKIIESGIVEIVTKRHLKENLDLSALLENIDTEEYLKLSHRNGEYVKSSCDFHLNLAALSQNEFLINALKPLIPLSILAALIYEDENTEFSSYDEHRVLIETIKSNNITNAKNVMLEHLDHCFDVLDFDLDTINKKNKFLFC, from the coding sequence ATGAATAAAAAAGATTTATTTACTTTAGAAGATAATATTGTTAATTTTATATTTGATGCAATTTTTACAAAAAATCTTCAACCAGGTACTAAATTATCAGAAAGTGTTTTAGCAAAAGAGTTAAACACAAGTAGAGATGTTGTAAGAAAAGCCTTTAGTAAACTACAAACTATGGGTATTTTAAGTTATAAAAGAAATCAAGGCTTTAATGTAGTTTGGATTAGTGAAGAAAATGCAAAAGATATTTTTGAAACAAGAAAAATAATTGAATCAGGTATTGTTGAAATTGTTACAAAAAGACATTTAAAAGAAAATTTAGACCTATCAGCACTTTTAGAAAATATTGATACAGAAGAGTATCTAAAGCTATCTCACAGAAATGGGGAATATGTTAAATCATCTTGTGATTTCCATTTAAATTTAGCTGCATTAAGTCAAAACGAGTTTTTAATTAATGCACTTAAACCTTTAATCCCTTTAAGTATCCTTGCTGCATTGATTTATGAAGATGAAAATACAGAGTTCTCTTCATATGACGAACATAGAGTTTTAATTGAGACAATTAAAAGTAATAATATTACTAATGCAAAAAATGTTATGTTAGAACATTTAGACCATTGTTTTGATGTTTTAGATTTTGATTTAGATACAATTAATAAAAAGAATAAATTTCTTTTTTGCTAA
- a CDS encoding aspartate/glutamate racemase family protein, protein MKLAIINPNSTQSMTKKCEEVSLKFKNPDTEIWASNPTNSPKSIEGHYDEVKSLMGLLDEIKKAKEWGADAFVVACFDDPGLEAARELVDGPVIGICEAAMHMTSIVSSSFSVVTTLNRSVPIIEELSHKYGMDKFCRKVRAADIPVLSLEEEGSNAKEKIEQEILKAVQEDNCEAIILGCAGMADLTIELSKKCKIPVVDGVLCAIKMAESMVGAKLMTSKINAYAYPIEK, encoded by the coding sequence ATGAAACTAGCAATTATAAATCCAAACTCAACCCAATCAATGACAAAAAAATGTGAAGAGGTTTCTTTAAAATTCAAAAACCCTGACACTGAGATTTGGGCTTCAAACCCAACAAACAGTCCTAAAAGTATTGAGGGACACTATGATGAAGTAAAAAGTTTGATGGGATTACTTGATGAGATAAAAAAAGCAAAAGAGTGGGGAGCTGATGCTTTCGTAGTTGCTTGTTTTGATGACCCAGGATTAGAAGCAGCTAGAGAGCTTGTAGATGGTCCAGTTATTGGAATATGTGAAGCAGCTATGCATATGACTTCTATTGTATCTTCAAGCTTTTCTGTGGTTACAACTCTTAATAGATCAGTTCCAATTATTGAAGAGTTATCACATAAATATGGCATGGATAAATTTTGTAGAAAAGTAAGAGCGGCTGATATTCCAGTTTTATCTTTAGAAGAAGAAGGTTCAAACGCAAAAGAAAAAATTGAACAAGAGATTTTAAAGGCAGTTCAAGAAGATAATTGTGAAGCTATTATTTTAGGTTGTGCAGGAATGGCTGATTTAACTATTGAATTATCTAAAAAGTGTAAAATTCCAGTAGTAGATGGAGTATTATGTGCAATAAAAATGGCAGAATCAATGGTTGGAGCAAAACTAATGACAAGTAAAATAAATGCCTATGCTTATCCAATTGAAAAGTGA
- a CDS encoding ABC transporter ATP-binding protein — MALLECKDLEINYDQVRAVKKVSLSLEEGETITLIGANGAGKSSILKAITGLKKPNSGEILFNGEKLNGMSPSKIVEKGIAMTPEGRRVFPYMSVKDNLLMGAFTRKDKDGIKEDLEKVLEKFPRLKERYKQQASTMSGGEQQMMVIGRALMSRPKILLMDEPSLGIAPKLVQDIARSIVQINKEDKVSVILVEQNSRMALKVSNRAYAMQLGEVLLSGQSKDLMHDERIIELYLGGTH, encoded by the coding sequence ATGGCATTATTAGAGTGTAAAGATTTAGAGATAAATTACGACCAAGTAAGAGCAGTAAAAAAAGTTAGCTTAAGTCTAGAAGAGGGTGAAACAATCACTTTAATTGGTGCAAATGGTGCAGGAAAATCTTCAATATTAAAAGCAATCACAGGGTTAAAAAAACCAAACTCTGGAGAAATTTTATTTAATGGCGAAAAACTAAATGGAATGAGCCCATCTAAAATAGTTGAAAAGGGAATTGCAATGACTCCTGAGGGAAGAAGAGTTTTCCCATATATGAGTGTAAAAGACAACCTTCTAATGGGTGCATTTACAAGAAAAGACAAAGATGGAATAAAAGAAGACTTAGAAAAAGTTTTAGAAAAGTTCCCAAGACTAAAAGAGAGATATAAACAACAAGCAAGCACAATGAGTGGTGGGGAACAACAAATGATGGTAATAGGTAGAGCACTTATGTCAAGACCAAAAATACTACTTATGGATGAACCTAGTCTTGGTATTGCTCCAAAACTTGTACAAGATATTGCAAGGTCAATTGTACAAATTAACAAAGAAGACAAAGTATCAGTTATCTTAGTTGAACAAAACTCAAGAATGGCACTTAAAGTTTCAAATAGAGCTTACGCAATGCAACTAGGAGAGGTTTTATTAAGTGGACAATCAAAAGATTTAATGCACGATGAAAGAATTATTGAATTATATTTAGGGGGAACTCACTAA
- a CDS encoding ABC transporter ATP-binding protein: MRKRILEINNLSKKFGSLYAVNDVTFEVYEGEILSVIGPNGAGKSTTFKLISSFLKPSSGEVIFNREKISGLKPHIVARKGVVRTFQETTVFKNMSVRDNIIIAHQLQAKSNLLGFFFNTKLAKADNERFGKSADEIISFLGLDDVKNELASNLPHGLLRGLGIANALACKPKILLLDEPFAGMNDDETKRCMQMVKQIKNSGITVLLVEHDMPAVMEISDRIVVISFGEKIAEGKPEQIQKNPKVIEAYLGVEDEELGI; this comes from the coding sequence ATGAGAAAAAGAATTTTAGAAATAAATAACCTATCTAAAAAATTTGGCTCTTTATATGCAGTAAATGATGTGACATTTGAAGTTTATGAAGGGGAGATTTTATCTGTGATTGGTCCAAATGGAGCTGGTAAATCTACGACATTTAAACTAATCTCTTCATTTTTAAAACCAAGTTCTGGGGAAGTTATTTTTAATAGAGAAAAAATATCTGGTTTAAAACCACACATTGTAGCAAGAAAAGGAGTTGTTAGAACTTTTCAAGAAACAACTGTATTTAAAAATATGAGTGTTAGGGATAATATTATTATTGCCCATCAATTACAAGCAAAGTCAAATCTTTTAGGTTTTTTCTTTAATACAAAATTAGCAAAAGCTGATAATGAAAGATTTGGTAAATCTGCCGATGAGATTATTAGTTTCTTAGGACTTGATGATGTAAAAAATGAACTTGCTTCAAATCTTCCCCATGGTTTATTAAGAGGTTTAGGTATAGCAAATGCCCTTGCTTGTAAACCAAAAATATTACTTCTTGATGAGCCTTTTGCTGGTATGAATGATGATGAGACAAAAAGATGTATGCAGATGGTAAAACAGATTAAAAACTCAGGAATAACTGTTTTATTGGTAGAGCATGATATGCCAGCAGTTATGGAGATATCTGACAGAATTGTAGTTATAAGTTTTGGAGAAAAAATAGCAGAAGGGAAACCTGAGCAAATCCAAAAAAATCCTAAAGTAATCGAAGCTTACTTAGGTGTAGAAGATGAAGAGTTAGGGATATAA
- a CDS encoding branched-chain amino acid ABC transporter permease, translating to MENKSFILKVIIALIVLLIVIPSVLVLTQRNDYLYGITSVAVLSMISAGVWLTFYMGRINIGQGAYALIGAYTTAVLVTQLGLSFWISIFVAGFVAAFFSILIGIPILRLKGVYFSMITLTLTEVAKLLAIALVPITNGPRGITNIPLPGELSIFGLTLIPDFSTMENSKIGFYYLAVIAMIITFAIMYRLTKSRMGILLRSLQQNEELASSFGVNISYLRVISYAIASFFGGVGGAIFINLTQSVYPTTFQVADSINYMLYTFLGGLAYVFGPILGSFVLYFSWDLLFVFKEYQLLIYSGIMIILMVFLPNGILSLRFKK from the coding sequence GTGGAAAATAAAAGTTTTATATTAAAAGTAATAATTGCATTAATAGTTTTATTAATTGTTATACCTAGTGTTTTAGTTTTAACACAAAGAAATGATTACCTTTATGGTATCACCTCAGTTGCTGTTCTTTCTATGATTAGTGCAGGAGTTTGGTTAACTTTTTATATGGGAAGAATCAACATAGGACAAGGAGCTTATGCTTTAATTGGAGCATATACAACTGCTGTTTTAGTTACACAACTAGGTTTGTCTTTTTGGATATCTATTTTTGTAGCTGGATTTGTAGCAGCTTTCTTTAGTATCTTAATTGGTATACCAATTTTAAGATTAAAAGGTGTGTATTTTTCAATGATTACACTGACTTTAACTGAAGTTGCAAAACTATTAGCAATTGCATTAGTTCCAATTACAAATGGTCCTAGAGGAATTACAAATATTCCATTACCAGGGGAACTTAGTATTTTTGGACTAACACTTATTCCTGATTTTTCAACTATGGAAAACAGTAAGATTGGTTTTTATTATCTTGCAGTTATTGCTATGATTATCACTTTTGCAATAATGTATAGATTAACAAAATCAAGAATGGGGATTTTATTAAGATCACTACAACAAAATGAAGAGTTAGCATCATCATTTGGGGTAAATATCTCATACTTAAGAGTTATCTCTTATGCCATTGCTTCATTTTTTGGTGGTGTGGGAGGAGCAATTTTTATAAACCTAACACAGTCAGTTTATCCTACTACTTTCCAAGTAGCAGATTCTATTAACTATATGCTTTATACTTTTCTTGGTGGCTTAGCATATGTATTTGGACCAATATTAGGTTCTTTTGTACTATATTTTTCTTGGGATTTATTATTTGTTTTTAAAGAGTATCAACTATTAATTTACTCAGGAATTATGATTATTTTAATGGTATTTTTACCAAATGGAATTTTGAGTTTAAGGTTTAAAAAATGA
- a CDS encoding branched-chain amino acid ABC transporter permease encodes MEQILLNGLITGAQYALIALGLTLIFSLMSILNFAHGQMYVLGAFVTYYVYGKLGLPFIVAIIASGLTLALIGAIFEKYLFNTVLKRSVREESSMLLAAGTAFFLDSLILIVFGEKQRSVPALVDGVFFGEDYGIDLIIPYNRIVIGLIAIVLIVSFILFMQYSKPGRAMRALAQDKTAAQLMGVDLDKYSLFGFALGAMLAGVAGSLLVTITGVNSGIGGGISIQAFTMIMIGGAGVISGAILGGFILGLVEAFGLYYLPGDVTYLTIFVCLMIFLTLRPQGLMGKPWG; translated from the coding sequence ATGGAACAAATACTACTCAATGGTTTAATTACAGGTGCACAATATGCCCTTATAGCTTTAGGTTTAACACTAATATTCTCACTAATGAGTATATTAAATTTTGCTCATGGACAAATGTATGTATTAGGTGCATTTGTAACTTATTATGTTTATGGAAAACTTGGTCTTCCTTTTATTGTAGCTATTATTGCTTCGGGATTAACACTAGCACTAATAGGTGCCATATTTGAAAAATATCTTTTTAATACCGTCTTAAAAAGATCAGTTAGAGAAGAAAGCTCAATGCTACTTGCTGCAGGTACTGCTTTTTTTCTTGACTCTTTAATACTTATTGTATTTGGAGAAAAACAAAGAAGTGTTCCTGCACTTGTTGATGGGGTATTTTTTGGTGAAGATTATGGGATAGATTTAATCATCCCTTATAATAGAATTGTTATTGGGCTAATTGCAATAGTTTTAATTGTTTCATTTATACTATTTATGCAGTATTCAAAACCAGGTCGGGCTATGAGAGCTTTAGCTCAAGATAAAACAGCTGCTCAACTAATGGGTGTAGATTTAGATAAATACAGTCTATTTGGGTTTGCACTTGGAGCAATGCTTGCTGGTGTTGCGGGAAGTTTATTAGTAACTATTACAGGGGTTAACTCTGGTATTGGTGGAGGTATCTCTATTCAAGCTTTTACAATGATTATGATTGGTGGAGCGGGAGTTATTTCTGGTGCCATTTTAGGTGGATTTATTTTGGGTCTTGTAGAAGCTTTTGGTCTTTACTATCTTCCAGGAGATGTAACTTACCTTACCATCTTTGTATGTTTAATGATATTTCTTACTCTTCGTCCACAAGGACTTATGGGTAAACCTTGGGGGTGA
- a CDS encoding ABC transporter substrate-binding protein, whose amino-acid sequence MKRFLKIGLAVGMLSSTLLAQESIKIGFVGTLSGANAAWGTSNVRSMETSAEIYNNQGGVEIGGKKYKVEIVPFDDAYDPKIAVAGMEKMAQEGIKYVVGPNDDAQAIAVKPIAERNKIVYFPYAFDKSLYVKPANYAVFGMIASYQWEPSVYKWLKDNKDVKTVAFIAANAADPLNQRDNGIKIAKDLGLKVVESKATYKADTRDFFSVITPIIKKKPDLLVLSGVSPATAPLIIKTARQLGFKGYMAAGTALDASILKEGAGDAANGFICQGGADASIQSEKMEQWVEHYTNKYGEYNDESNTKVFALEYILAVMKSNPKAINDADEFLKTVDSGWSAPNLFFKDENAKLKFVGKTTFGQNRQLGVPLTPKIYKNGKFETLFAGQAD is encoded by the coding sequence ATGAAAAGATTTCTGAAAATAGGTTTAGCAGTAGGGATGCTAAGTTCTACTCTTTTAGCTCAAGAAAGTATAAAAATTGGTTTTGTAGGTACACTTTCAGGAGCAAATGCTGCATGGGGGACTTCAAATGTAAGATCAATGGAAACATCTGCAGAAATATACAACAACCAAGGGGGAGTTGAGATTGGTGGTAAAAAATACAAAGTAGAAATTGTACCTTTTGATGATGCATACGATCCAAAAATTGCTGTTGCAGGTATGGAAAAAATGGCTCAAGAGGGTATTAAATATGTTGTTGGTCCAAATGATGATGCACAAGCAATTGCAGTAAAACCAATTGCAGAAAGAAACAAAATTGTTTATTTCCCATATGCATTTGACAAAAGTTTATATGTAAAACCAGCAAACTATGCTGTATTTGGAATGATTGCTTCATACCAATGGGAACCATCAGTTTATAAATGGTTAAAAGATAATAAAGATGTAAAAACTGTTGCTTTTATTGCAGCAAATGCAGCTGACCCACTTAACCAAAGAGACAACGGGATCAAAATTGCTAAAGATTTAGGATTAAAAGTTGTAGAAAGTAAAGCAACATATAAAGCTGATACAAGAGATTTCTTTTCAGTAATTACTCCAATTATTAAGAAAAAACCTGACCTTTTAGTTCTATCAGGGGTATCGCCTGCAACTGCACCACTTATTATCAAAACTGCTAGACAGTTAGGATTTAAAGGTTATATGGCTGCTGGTACTGCACTTGATGCAAGTATTTTAAAAGAGGGTGCTGGTGATGCAGCAAATGGATTTATTTGTCAAGGTGGAGCTGATGCTTCTATTCAATCAGAAAAAATGGAACAATGGGTTGAGCATTATACAAACAAATATGGTGAGTACAATGATGAGTCAAACACTAAAGTATTTGCTTTAGAATATATTTTAGCTGTAATGAAATCAAATCCAAAAGCTATCAATGATGCAGATGAATTTTTGAAAACTGTAGATTCAGGTTGGTCAGCACCAAACCTTTTCTTCAAAGATGAAAATGCAAAACTTAAATTCGTAGGAAAAACTACATTTGGTCAAAACAGACAATTAGGAGTTCCTTTAACTCCAAAAATTTACAAAAATGGAAAGTTTGAAACACTATTTGCAGGTCAAGCAGATTAA
- a CDS encoding transporter substrate-binding domain-containing protein, producing MLKIKITKVVASVLLLGTTLLCANQLEDIKSSGVVKIAVPQDFPPFGSASKDMSVQGYDIDMAKYIADKLNVDLKLIPVTSANRIPYLKTGKADLIISSLGKNPQREKVIDFSNAYAPFFLGVFGSKDVNVASAKDLSGKTIGVTRGSVEDLELSKLVGSDVTIKRFEDNNTTISAYVSGQVKLIATGNLIISEIANKYPDVAPETKFSIKNSPCYVGLKKKQPELKKFLNDLIGELKSNGKLNKTSQKWLKIDLPKDL from the coding sequence ATGTTAAAAATAAAGATTACTAAAGTTGTAGCGTCTGTACTATTATTAGGAACAACACTTTTATGTGCTAATCAATTAGAAGATATTAAATCTTCAGGTGTTGTAAAAATTGCAGTACCACAAGATTTTCCTCCATTTGGTTCGGCATCTAAAGATATGAGTGTTCAAGGTTATGATATTGATATGGCAAAATATATTGCGGATAAATTAAATGTAGATTTAAAACTTATTCCAGTTACAAGTGCAAATAGAATTCCTTATTTAAAAACAGGAAAGGCTGATTTAATTATTTCAAGTTTAGGTAAAAATCCACAAAGAGAAAAAGTGATTGATTTTTCAAATGCTTATGCTCCTTTCTTCTTAGGTGTATTTGGTTCTAAAGATGTAAATGTAGCTTCAGCAAAAGATTTAAGTGGAAAAACAATTGGTGTAACAAGAGGTTCAGTTGAAGATTTAGAATTAAGTAAATTAGTTGGTTCTGATGTAACAATTAAAAGGTTTGAAGATAATAATACAACAATTTCAGCATATGTATCAGGTCAAGTAAAGTTAATTGCAACTGGAAATTTAATTATCAGCGAAATAGCTAATAAGTATCCAGATGTTGCACCTGAAACAAAATTTTCAATCAAGAATTCTCCTTGTTATGTTGGATTAAAGAAAAAACAACCAGAATTAAAGAAATTTTTAAATGATTTAATTGGTGAATTAAAATCAAATGGCAAGTTAAATAAAACTTCACAAAAATGGTTAAAGATAGATTTACCAAAAGACTTATAA
- a CDS encoding amino acid ABC transporter permease, with product MDYEFDFVGILPYYKDILNGILLTIEITAATTILGVAAGVLGTACRVGRNKFLQNLIGAFVEVIRNTPFIVQLFFIFFGLPALGVKLTALEAGMIAMIVNLGAYSTEIIRAGVESTSKGQWEAGKTLGLRWSQIFFHIVLPQAFKKVSPALISQCIIVMLGSSVLSQISVEELTFTANFIQSRTFLSFESYFIITIVYLALAVILRFILTKTSNRLFNKG from the coding sequence ATGGATTATGAGTTTGATTTTGTAGGTATTTTACCATACTATAAAGATATCTTAAATGGTATTTTATTAACTATAGAAATCACTGCAGCGACAACTATTTTAGGAGTAGCTGCAGGAGTTCTGGGAACTGCATGTAGAGTAGGTAGAAATAAATTTTTACAAAACCTTATTGGAGCTTTTGTAGAAGTTATTAGAAATACACCTTTTATCGTGCAACTATTTTTTATCTTTTTTGGTTTACCTGCTTTAGGAGTAAAACTTACTGCATTAGAAGCAGGTATGATTGCAATGATAGTTAACCTTGGAGCATACTCTACTGAGATAATTAGAGCTGGAGTTGAATCAACTTCAAAAGGGCAATGGGAAGCTGGGAAAACTTTAGGGTTAAGATGGTCACAAATCTTTTTCCATATTGTATTACCACAAGCTTTTAAAAAAGTTTCACCTGCACTGATTAGTCAATGTATTATTGTTATGTTAGGTTCTTCTGTATTATCACAGATTTCAGTTGAAGAACTTACTTTTACTGCAAATTTTATTCAATCAAGAACTTTTTTGAGTTTTGAGTCTTATTTTATAATCACTATTGTCTATTTAGCTTTAGCAGTGATTTTAAGATTTATATTAACAAAAACTAGTAATAGATTATTTAATAAAGGTTAA
- a CDS encoding amino acid ABC transporter permease — translation MEQFTTLDIFQNLLLAARWTVLLSLIAFIGGGIVAGILLVFRMTNNKVLTALINIYVEVFQGTPLLMQLFLAFFGLSLIGIDIGAWAAASLALTLFTSAFLCEIWRGCLDSVDKGQWEACKTMGLNYYQAMFHVIIPQSVRLATAPTVGFSVQVVKGTALASIIGFVELTKAGTMLNNATFEPFKVFTMVAILYFVICFPLTKYSKYLERKLNVAS, via the coding sequence ATGGAACAGTTTACTACATTAGATATATTTCAAAACTTGTTATTAGCTGCAAGATGGACAGTATTGTTATCATTGATAGCTTTTATTGGTGGAGGAATAGTAGCTGGAATACTTTTAGTATTTAGAATGACTAATAATAAAGTATTGACAGCTTTAATAAATATTTATGTGGAGGTTTTCCAAGGAACACCTCTTCTAATGCAACTTTTTCTTGCTTTTTTTGGTTTATCTTTAATAGGGATAGATATAGGAGCATGGGCAGCAGCAAGTTTAGCTTTAACGCTATTTACTAGTGCTTTTCTTTGTGAAATATGGAGAGGTTGTCTTGATTCAGTTGACAAAGGACAATGGGAAGCTTGTAAAACAATGGGATTAAATTATTATCAAGCAATGTTTCATGTAATAATTCCCCAATCAGTTAGATTAGCAACAGCACCAACTGTAGGTTTTTCAGTCCAAGTTGTAAAAGGAACAGCATTAGCTTCAATTATTGGGTTCGTTGAACTAACAAAAGCTGGAACAATGTTAAACAATGCAACATTTGAACCATTTAAAGTGTTTACAATGGTTGCTATTTTGTATTTTGTAATTTGTTTTCCACTTACAAAATATAGTAAATATTTAGAAAGGAAATTAAATGTCGCTAGTTAG
- a CDS encoding amino acid ABC transporter ATP-binding protein encodes MSLVSLEGVHKYYGEKHILKGIDLEVKAGEVLSIIGRSGSGKSTLLRCINGLEEHQEGNIVVGNLEVTTDDLQLQKISKVCGMIFQSFNLYPHKTTGENVMLSPLLILGMNKKEAKELAMKCLKKVGMEQFFDQYPESLSGGQKQRVAIARSLAMSPKVLLCDEITSALDPELVGEVLKVLEELASEGITLILVTHEMNFARDIGDRVIFMHDGLIWETGKSEEVFANPQTKELQGFLSSVL; translated from the coding sequence ATGTCGCTAGTTAGTTTAGAAGGTGTGCATAAATATTATGGGGAAAAACATATTCTAAAAGGGATTGATTTAGAAGTTAAAGCAGGAGAGGTTCTTTCTATAATAGGAAGATCAGGCTCAGGAAAGAGTACACTTCTTAGATGTATCAATGGTTTAGAAGAACACCAAGAAGGAAATATTGTCGTTGGTAATCTAGAAGTTACAACTGATGATTTACAACTTCAAAAAATAAGTAAAGTGTGCGGTATGATATTTCAAAGTTTTAATTTATATCCACATAAAACAACTGGAGAAAATGTAATGTTATCTCCTTTGTTAATTCTTGGTATGAATAAAAAAGAGGCAAAAGAATTAGCTATGAAATGCCTAAAAAAAGTTGGTATGGAGCAATTCTTTGACCAGTATCCAGAAAGTTTATCAGGTGGACAAAAACAAAGGGTTGCAATAGCAAGGTCTTTAGCTATGTCTCCAAAAGTATTATTATGTGACGAGATAACATCAGCTCTTGATCCAGAATTAGTTGGTGAAGTTTTAAAGGTACTTGAAGAACTTGCAAGTGAAGGAATAACATTAATTTTAGTTACACATGAAATGAACTTTGCAAGGGATATAGGAGATAGAGTTATCTTTATGCATGATGGCTTAATTTGGGAAACTGGGAAAAGTGAAGAGGTCTTTGCAAATCCACAAACAAAAGAGTTACAAGGTTTTCTTTCATCTGTACTATAA
- a CDS encoding MFS transporter: MQSSSLKISFTVFFVVSIIFSTIYTPQAILPVIKQEFNISILQTNLLLSGMLFVLMIATPFYIPIINRFEKKNIMVVCTFFLFISVLISALATNFYALLFSRFLQGVFLPGITAIILSYIQEIYSEKHRSMGIGIYMAGTSFGAVIGRLLVGWLTFLYSWQKAFLVFAILLAIAFIVIIFTFPKTQKIHHEKKGITTKELLKYISNIKILTALLVPTVVFFSFMAISTFVTYHLAQEPFNLNSHQVGNIFLVLILGIFVSPLAGRISGIFGHLKIIYVGIFLLILGILFTLTNSVTSVIIGIAFVTMGMFSAQSASPSYIFELIPNEKEKIAIVHQTFFYLGGCLGTFLPSILWEYYKYDGVTYFCIFLLLLLITLLSFQRLHNKAK, encoded by the coding sequence ATGCAAAGTTCATCACTTAAAATCTCATTTACAGTTTTTTTTGTAGTATCCATAATATTTTCAACAATCTATACTCCACAGGCAATTTTACCTGTAATAAAACAAGAATTTAATATTAGTATTTTACAAACAAACCTTTTACTATCTGGCATGCTCTTTGTCTTAATGATAGCCACTCCTTTTTATATTCCAATAATCAATCGTTTTGAAAAGAAAAATATTATGGTTGTTTGTACTTTTTTTCTTTTTATCTCTGTTTTAATTTCCGCATTAGCTACAAATTTTTATGCTTTACTTTTTAGCAGATTTTTACAAGGAGTATTCTTACCAGGAATTACGGCAATTATACTTTCATATATTCAAGAGATTTATTCTGAAAAGCATAGGTCTATGGGAATAGGAATATATATGGCAGGAACAAGTTTTGGAGCTGTAATAGGAAGATTATTAGTTGGTTGGCTAACATTTCTTTATTCATGGCAAAAAGCGTTTCTTGTTTTTGCTATTTTATTAGCTATTGCTTTTATTGTTATAATATTTACTTTCCCTAAAACACAGAAAATCCATCACGAAAAAAAAGGAATTACTACAAAAGAGTTATTAAAATATATTTCAAATATAAAAATATTAACAGCTCTTTTAGTTCCAACTGTAGTATTCTTTTCTTTTATGGCTATTTCTACTTTTGTAACATATCATTTAGCTCAAGAACCCTTTAATCTAAATAGCCATCAAGTAGGAAATATATTTTTAGTATTAATATTAGGTATATTTGTAAGCCCCTTAGCAGGAAGGATTTCAGGTATTTTTGGTCACTTAAAGATTATATATGTAGGAATTTTTCTTTTAATTTTAGGAATACTTTTTACATTAACAAATTCAGTTACTAGTGTTATTATAGGAATTGCTTTTGTTACTATGGGTATGTTTAGTGCACAATCTGCAAGCCCTAGTTATATTTTTGAACTAATTCCAAATGAAAAAGAAAAAATAGCCATTGTTCATCAAACCTTTTTCTATCTAGGTGGATGTTTAGGAACTTTTTTACCCTCAATCTTATGGGAATATTATAAATATGATGGAGTTACATATTTCTGCATTTTTCTACTTTTACTTTTAATTACTCTTTTAAGTTTTCAAAGATTACATAATAAAGCAAAGTAA